One genomic segment of Nothobranchius furzeri strain GRZ-AD chromosome 10, NfurGRZ-RIMD1, whole genome shotgun sequence includes these proteins:
- the LOC139072049 gene encoding myosin-11-like has translation MALLEKVQSQLLITEKWLSDEKQQTLQAETELEKYNDIITVLEQELDVYQDNAETCKVTLQALETKLKKKATVCENLQNLLKQESQLRRRFEQGKINDQIRNKVDQKLREEISELKERLDYYQLNAETCKTTIQALKIKLEEKLNVSESLQNQLGLESELRLQLEEEKQNKDSLTEALHEQIRDLEIINGVLVDEMKSIFSETNEAEETLSEEDGEKASLCGECEPSSEDETQLGPSLRLAEPVQQESSGCRHPTFDSLFQTVGSEHLRLSRLDTSLSDQAEISSKLESECKKSRTLIDELKQKLDYYRGEAESCNKMMQEVNLQLKEKDNLLENLQKLLRRESELLRSKFDQQQKIQRNKDNVYEKLKVEMSELEEGLDYYQSNAETFKITIQTLKTQLEEREHLIEDQQQRLKQESELKVRLGQEIQSKDSFNEDLETQIRDLEKINHDLSEQLETFNSGKNTPEPDEKLSEELEAFTYQLVEEASLCEPQEQTSESLEPDEDYEMGHDVCSPPAEQIDSVEASGSLHENEPSPKDSVPQTVRNQNVSLWRRFKKFLTPACLRKHKVRP, from the coding sequence ATGGCGCTCTTGGAGAAAGTCCAGTCTCAGCTTTTAATCACGGAGAAATGGTTAAGTGATGAAAAGCAGCAAACGTTACAAGCAGAGACTGAATTGGAAAAATACAACGACATAATTACCgtcctggaacaagaactggacGTTTATCAAGACAACGCAGAGACCTGCAAGGTCACCCTGCAGGCTTTAGAGACCAAACTGAAGAAGAAAGCAACTGTGTgtgaaaatctgcaaaatcttttAAAGCAGGAATCCCAGCTGAGACGTAGATTTGAACAGGGGAAGATAAACGACCAGATTAGGAACAAAGTTGATCAGAAACTAAGAGAAGAAATTAGTGAACTGAAAGAGCGTCTGGATTACTACCAGCTTAACGCTGAGACCTGCAAAACTACAATTCAGGCTTTGAAAATTAAGTTGGAGGAAAAACTAAATGTTTCTGAAAGTTTGCAAAACCAGTTAGGACTGGAGTCAGAGCTGAGACTGCAGCTGGAAGAGGAGAAACAGAATAAAGACTCGCTCACCGAGGCTTTACATGAACAAATCAGAGATTTAGAGATTATAAACGGTGTTCTGGTAGACGAGATGAAAAGTATCTTCTCTGAGACGAACGAGGCAGAGGAGACGCTTTCTGAGGAGGACGGAGAAAAGGCTTCTCTCTGCGGGGAATGTGAACCCAGTTCAGAGGACGAAACTCAGCTGGGACCCAGTCTCAGATTAGCTGAGCCAGTCCAGCAGGAGTCGTCTGGATGTCGGCATCCGACTTTCGATTCCCTTTTCCAGACAGTCGGCTCCGAACACCTACGGCTGTCTCGCCTGGACACAAGTCTCAGTGACCAAGCTGAAATAAGCTCAAAGCTAGAGAGCGAGTGCAAAAAATCCAGAACTCTGATTGATGAACTCAAACAGAAACTGGATTATTACCGAGGTGAGGCAGAGTCctgcaacaaaatgatgcagGAGGTAAActtacagctgaaggagaaagataATCTGCTGGAAAACCTCCAAAAGCTACTCAGACGGGAATCTGAGCTGCTGAGATCCAAGTTTGATCAGCAGCAGAAAATCCAGCGGAACAAAGACAACGTTTATGAGAAATTAAAGGTAGAAATGAGTGAACTAGAAGAGGGACTTGATTACTACCAGAGTAATGCAGAGACCTTCAAAATTACAATTCAGACTCTCAAAACTCAGCTGGAGGAACGAGAACATCTGATTGAAGACCAGCAACAGCGTTTAAAACAGGAGTCAGAGCTGAAAGTCCGGCTGGGACAGGAGATTCAGAGCAAGGACTCGTTCAACGAGGACTTAGAGACACAAATTAGAGATCTGGAGAAAATCAACCATGATCTCTCAGAACAACTGGAGACCTTTAACTCCGGGAAGAACACGCCTGAGCCAGACGAGAAGCTgtctgaggagctggaagccTTCACGTACCAGCTGGTAGAGGAAGCTTCTCTGTGTGAACCTCAGGAACAAACTTCTGAGAGTCTGGAGCCTGACGAGGATTACGAGATGGGACATGATGTTTGCTCTCCACCTGCAGAACAGATAGATTCAGTGGAAGCAAGCGGAAGTCTTCATGAAAACGAGCCTTCTCCCAAAGACAGCGTTCCACAAACAGTCAGGAACCAGAATGTTTCATTGTGGAGGCGCTTCAAGAAGTTTCTCACTCCGGCGTGTCTACGGAAACATAAAGTTAGGCCTTAA